Sequence from the Ectothiorhodospira sp. BSL-9 genome:
TGGTACTGGGCAAGGAGGGTAATCGTCTGCCGGCCGTGGAGGTCATGCTCAACACCCCCTATGTGGCCGAACTGATTCGCAAGGGAGAGATCAATGCCATCAAGGCCGTGATGGAGAAGGGGGGCTCCACGGGGATGCAGACCTTCGATCAGTCCCTTTTCGAGTTGTACAAGGCGGATCTGGTCCACCTGCCCGAGGCGCTATCCAAGGCCGACTCCCGGGGCGACCTGGAATGGCGCATCCATTTCGGGGGTGGGGTGCGCAGCCTGAAGAAGAAGGACGAGGACCTCAACCTGCCCAGTTCCGACAGCATGGCTGGTGCGCGCGGGGTCACGGACGGGCGCAAGGGCTTTGATGATGAGCTCAAGCCCTTGTCGGAGACGGGGGTGGAATCCGGGCAACCGAAGGAATAAAGGGGCCATGGGGGGCGGTGTCCCAGCGATGGGGACACCGCCAGTTCAGGCGGCGGGGAACACCCGCTCCGCCGGGAACACCGGGCCATCCACGCAGACCCGCTTCATGGCGGGGCCCTGGTCCGTGTGCACCTTGACCACGCAGCCGGCACACCCGCCCACGGCACAGGCCATGTATTCCTCCAGCGACACCTGACAGGGCAGGCGGTATTCCCGGGCAAGCGCCGCACAGGCTTCCAGCATGGGGTGGGGGCCGCAGGCGTAGATCTGCACCTTGCGCCGCTCCTGGGGCGGCAGGGCATCCAGCCACAGGCGGGCCAGGTCGGTCACGAAGCCTTCATGGCACCCGGAGAATCCGGCCTGACTGGTGAGCCGCGAGGCCACGCCCCAGTCCTCCAGCAACGGCATGGCGGCGATCACGCCCTCCGGGATGCCGGGGATCATGATGCGTGATGGCTGCGGCTTGAAGGGGAAGGGCACTTCCGAGCCCATGATGACGAACGGCTCACTCACCGGGTCGCGGCGCATGGCATCGGCCAGGAAGACCATGGGCGGAATGCCCACCCCACCCCCCAGCAGCAGGGCCCGGGGGCGGTCACCGTGGGGCATCTCGAAGGGCGTGCCGATGGGGCCCATCATGTTGATCTTCTCGCCCACCTGGCGCCGGGCCAGCAGCCGAGTGCCTTCGCCCACCGACTTGTAGAGAAACTCCACCCAGCCCTCGTCGGGATGGGTGCGCATGATGGACAGCGGCCGGCGCATGGGCAGCAGCGGATCGCATTGCAGATGGGCAAAGCTGCCGGGCCGTGCGTGGGCGGCACACTGGGGCGCCTTCACCCGCAGGATGTGCTGATCGCCGGCATGGGCCGTGTGAGACAGGATGGGCGCATCCTCGACGAAGATGGTCCCGCGGTGTTTGTGGTTCATGGGGCGACTCGTTGTTTACTTTCGGGACTCGAAGATGACACGGCCGGCGGCCAGGGTATGGGTGACCCGGCCCTGGAATTCCCAGCCGAAGAACGGGCTGTTGCGACCGGCGCTGAGCCAGTTGTTGGCGCTGGGGCTGTAGACCTTGTCCGGGTCCACCAGGGTGATGTCGGCCCGGGCATCCGGGGCCAGGGTGCCGGTGGGCAGGCCCATGATGCTGGCCGGGC
This genomic interval carries:
- a CDS encoding dihydroorotate dehydrogenase electron transfer subunit codes for the protein MNHKHRGTIFVEDAPILSHTAHAGDQHILRVKAPQCAAHARPGSFAHLQCDPLLPMRRPLSIMRTHPDEGWVEFLYKSVGEGTRLLARRQVGEKINMMGPIGTPFEMPHGDRPRALLLGGGVGIPPMVFLADAMRRDPVSEPFVIMGSEVPFPFKPQPSRIMIPGIPEGVIAAMPLLEDWGVASRLTSQAGFSGCHEGFVTDLARLWLDALPPQERRKVQIYACGPHPMLEACAALAREYRLPCQVSLEEYMACAVGGCAGCVVKVHTDQGPAMKRVCVDGPVFPAERVFPAA